One window from the genome of Hyalangium ruber encodes:
- a CDS encoding helix-turn-helix transcriptional regulator — MDKKLATTIGAAARSARMRLELTQADVAERIDVATEVYGRLERGGMLPSVQTLLKLCHELNVSSDELLGLAQHGPPARSTAAEPPSVPAERPEIRRLLRSLRQLESAHIKLLGLVAKALLRR, encoded by the coding sequence ATGGACAAGAAACTCGCAACGACAATTGGCGCTGCGGCACGTTCCGCCCGGATGCGCCTGGAGCTTACGCAAGCGGACGTGGCGGAGCGGATCGATGTGGCGACGGAGGTGTACGGACGTCTCGAGCGCGGCGGCATGCTCCCCAGCGTTCAGACACTGCTCAAGCTGTGCCATGAGCTGAACGTCTCCTCGGATGAGCTGCTGGGCCTGGCTCAGCACGGGCCTCCGGCCCGCAGCACGGCGGCGGAGCCCCCCTCGGTTCCCGCCGAGCGGCCTGAGATCCGCCGGCTGCTGCGCAGCCTGCGGCAGCTCGAGTCCGCGCACATCAAGCTGCTGGGACTGGTAGCCAAGGCGCTGCTGAGGCGCTGA
- a CDS encoding methyl-accepting chemotaxis protein has product MLLKLYLAMGVVTLPLLLLHPLYVLPAVREQLHQDRVHAMRQVVEMAYGVLESYEARVRKGELTTVQAQAEAARLLQVLRYDNGAEYFWVNDLSTRLVMHPYLPAMLGKDLTDYQDVDGKRVFVDIVTLAREQGEGFIRYRATRPGEERALPKESYVKLFTPWGWVVGTGVYLEDIEREVVELQRRLVMAAFAALLLVGLVGLVFSRLVVRPIGALSEAARRVARGDLRFTVPVSSEDEVGQLGQAFNTMVTGIRETVRGIADVAVSTVADAERIRHSADILSHATREQCDQLQHLADAVQEMSRDLSQGAQRALNTAEAAANNGRVAKEGGETVDHASRKISEIVQVVQHSAQTVARLQASSEVVTQMLRLIQDVSNETNILAVNTAIEAARAGEHGKGFGVVASEVRKLAHRSHIVVLQIEQLLKQNQEDTSAAATLMRQGTAKVEEGMRLSSATGEALARIVTGVRDIHMKVGDMAAEGSRQSITGENISERIKSLSINSMESVAGVEQIAQAVVDLHAQAKQLWALSERFSSRNEKKRF; this is encoded by the coding sequence TTGCTGCTGAAATTGTACCTCGCGATGGGAGTGGTGACGCTGCCACTGCTCCTGCTGCATCCCCTGTACGTCCTGCCCGCGGTGCGGGAGCAACTCCACCAGGACCGCGTGCATGCGATGCGGCAGGTGGTCGAAATGGCGTACGGCGTGCTGGAGAGCTACGAGGCTCGCGTGCGCAAGGGCGAGCTGACGACAGTCCAGGCCCAGGCCGAGGCGGCGCGACTGCTCCAGGTGCTGCGCTACGACAACGGCGCCGAGTATTTCTGGGTGAACGACCTGTCGACGCGGCTGGTGATGCACCCATACCTGCCCGCGATGCTGGGCAAGGACCTGACCGACTACCAGGACGTGGACGGCAAGCGCGTCTTCGTGGACATCGTCACGCTGGCGCGCGAGCAGGGCGAGGGCTTCATCCGCTACCGCGCCACGCGCCCCGGCGAGGAGCGGGCGCTGCCCAAGGAGTCCTACGTGAAGCTCTTCACCCCATGGGGCTGGGTGGTGGGCACGGGCGTGTACCTGGAGGACATCGAGCGGGAGGTGGTGGAACTGCAGCGGCGCCTGGTGATGGCGGCCTTCGCGGCGCTGCTGCTGGTGGGGCTGGTGGGGCTGGTCTTCTCGCGGCTGGTGGTGCGTCCGATCGGCGCGCTGTCGGAGGCGGCGCGCCGGGTGGCCCGGGGAGACCTGCGCTTCACGGTGCCGGTGAGCTCCGAGGACGAGGTGGGCCAGCTGGGGCAGGCCTTCAACACCATGGTGACGGGAATCCGCGAGACGGTGCGGGGCATCGCCGACGTGGCGGTGTCCACGGTGGCGGACGCGGAGCGCATCCGCCACTCGGCGGACATCCTCTCCCATGCCACCCGCGAGCAGTGTGACCAGCTCCAACACCTGGCGGATGCCGTGCAGGAGATGAGCCGGGACCTGTCCCAGGGCGCGCAGCGGGCTTTGAACACCGCCGAGGCAGCGGCCAACAACGGCCGCGTGGCGAAGGAGGGCGGGGAGACGGTGGACCACGCCTCGCGGAAGATCTCGGAGATCGTCCAGGTGGTGCAGCACTCGGCGCAGACGGTGGCGCGGCTGCAGGCCTCCAGCGAGGTGGTGACGCAGATGCTCCGGCTCATCCAGGACGTGTCCAACGAGACGAACATCCTGGCCGTCAACACCGCCATCGAGGCGGCCCGGGCCGGCGAGCACGGCAAGGGCTTCGGGGTGGTGGCCAGCGAGGTTCGCAAGCTGGCCCACCGCTCGCACATCGTGGTGCTGCAGATCGAACAGCTGCTCAAGCAGAACCAGGAGGACACCAGCGCTGCGGCGACGCTGATGCGTCAGGGCACGGCGAAGGTGGAGGAGGGCATGCGGCTGTCGTCCGCCACGGGCGAGGCGCTGGCGCGCATCGTCACCGGGGTGCGGGATATCCACATGAAGGTGGGAGACATGGCCGCCGAAGGCTCCCGGCAGAGCATCACCGGGGAGAACATCTCCGAGCGCATCAAGTCGCTCTCCATCAACTCCATGGAGTCGGTCGCGGGCGTGGAGCAGATCGCCCAGGCGGTGGTGGACCTGCACGCCCAGGCCAAGCAGCTCTGGGCGCTGTCGGAGCGCTTCTCCTCCCGGAACGAGAAGAAGCGCTTCTGA
- a CDS encoding acyl-CoA synthetase — MPIAHDWLARRAQLSPDRVALIDALRGERPITFREWNATAQRTAHLLHDTLGVRRGDRVAVLAMNCVEYLDLLFACAKLGAILQPLNWRLSPEELKGLLADAEPLVLVYGPDFQAQVEAVRPHASSVRHIVALEDSPSRPSTDVLFFAREAQPDSPLPPLELEASDPWVLCYTGGSTGLPKAAILTHGSITANAANTVLSWGLTADDVALLNAPLFHTGGLNVFTTPLVYVGGASVVCRGFEVEQVFDLVHRGAVSLVFGVPTMFIEMQRHPRFDTVDFSRLKLLISGGAPCPGPVFERFFARGVPFKTGYGLTEAGPNNFWLPPGLVRSKPGAVGVPLFHVDARLDGDGQEGELLLRGPHLCAGYWRRPEETAKTFAGGWLHTGDLAERDADNCYRIVGRVKDLIISGGENIYPSEVESVLAGHPEVAEVAVIGVPDPKWGEVPRALIVSRPGTAPTAETLLAYCQGRLARYKTPKSVSFVDALPRTAAGKVDRRALATRHGTP; from the coding sequence ATGCCCATCGCTCATGACTGGCTGGCCCGGCGGGCCCAGCTCTCTCCCGATCGTGTCGCGTTGATCGACGCCCTGCGTGGCGAGCGCCCCATCACCTTCCGCGAGTGGAACGCCACCGCCCAACGTACCGCCCACCTGCTGCATGACACGCTCGGAGTGCGGCGTGGGGACCGCGTCGCCGTGCTCGCGATGAACTGCGTGGAGTACCTGGACCTGCTCTTCGCCTGCGCCAAGCTGGGCGCCATCCTCCAGCCGCTCAACTGGCGCTTGAGCCCCGAGGAGCTCAAGGGGTTGCTGGCGGACGCCGAGCCCCTCGTCCTCGTCTATGGGCCCGACTTCCAGGCGCAGGTGGAGGCCGTGCGTCCCCACGCTTCCAGCGTCCGCCACATCGTGGCGCTGGAGGATTCGCCTTCGAGGCCCTCCACGGATGTCCTGTTCTTCGCCCGGGAGGCGCAGCCCGACAGCCCGCTGCCGCCCCTGGAGCTGGAGGCGAGCGACCCGTGGGTGCTCTGCTACACCGGCGGCAGCACCGGCCTGCCCAAGGCCGCCATCCTCACCCACGGCTCCATCACCGCCAACGCGGCCAACACCGTGCTGAGCTGGGGCCTCACCGCGGATGACGTGGCGCTGCTCAACGCGCCCCTGTTCCACACCGGCGGCCTCAACGTCTTCACCACGCCCCTGGTGTACGTGGGCGGCGCGTCCGTGGTGTGCCGTGGCTTCGAGGTGGAGCAGGTGTTCGACCTGGTACACCGAGGCGCGGTGAGCCTCGTCTTCGGCGTGCCCACCATGTTCATCGAGATGCAGCGCCACCCGCGCTTCGACACGGTGGACTTCTCGCGCCTCAAGCTGCTCATCAGCGGCGGCGCGCCGTGTCCCGGCCCCGTCTTCGAGCGCTTCTTCGCCCGGGGCGTGCCGTTCAAGACGGGCTACGGGCTCACCGAGGCGGGGCCCAACAACTTCTGGCTCCCGCCGGGGCTCGTGCGGAGCAAGCCGGGCGCCGTGGGCGTGCCGCTCTTTCATGTCGATGCGCGGCTGGACGGTGATGGGCAGGAGGGTGAGCTGCTCCTGCGCGGCCCGCACCTGTGCGCGGGCTACTGGCGCCGGCCCGAGGAGACCGCGAAGACGTTCGCGGGCGGGTGGCTCCACACGGGAGACCTGGCGGAGCGTGACGCGGACAACTGCTACCGCATCGTCGGCCGCGTGAAGGACCTCATCATCTCCGGCGGCGAGAACATCTACCCATCCGAGGTGGAGAGCGTGCTCGCGGGCCACCCGGAGGTGGCCGAGGTGGCCGTCATTGGCGTGCCGGATCCGAAGTGGGGTGAGGTGCCGCGCGCGCTCATCGTCTCGCGGCCGGGCACGGCTCCCACGGCCGAGACCCTGCTCGCGTACTGCCAGGGGCGACTGGCCCGCTACAAGACGCCCAAGAGCGTGTCCTTCGTGGACGCGCTGCCTCGCACCGCCGCGGGGAAGGTGGACCGGCGCGCGCTGGCCACCCGACACGGCACGCCCTGA
- a CDS encoding 3-hydroxybutyrate dehydrogenase, with the protein MGELTEKCAVVTGAANGIGLAVAEGLSAQGVRVLMADIDEERGQAAARKLPGAVFQRADMASREDCRALVTRAEREWGRLDILVNNAGLQHVSPIEEFPEDRWEHLLRVMLIGPFLLTKYGLPLMYARGWGRIINISSLHGLVASPYKSAYISAKHGLMGLTKTVALEAASKGVTVNAVCPSYVRTPLVEKQIADQARVHGLTEAEVIEKIMLAPAAVKRLLEPSEVAAYVTFLCSEAAGGITGAAQVIDCGWTAR; encoded by the coding sequence ATGGGCGAACTGACGGAGAAGTGCGCGGTGGTCACGGGAGCGGCGAACGGCATCGGCCTGGCGGTGGCCGAGGGGCTGAGCGCCCAGGGCGTGCGGGTGCTGATGGCGGACATCGACGAGGAGCGGGGCCAGGCCGCGGCGCGGAAGCTGCCGGGCGCGGTGTTCCAGCGGGCGGACATGGCCTCGCGGGAGGACTGCCGAGCCCTGGTGACACGGGCGGAGCGGGAGTGGGGCCGGCTGGACATCCTGGTGAACAACGCCGGGCTGCAGCACGTGTCGCCCATCGAGGAGTTCCCCGAGGATCGCTGGGAGCACCTGCTGCGCGTGATGCTCATCGGCCCGTTCCTGCTGACGAAGTACGGGCTGCCGCTGATGTACGCGCGAGGCTGGGGGCGCATCATCAACATCTCCTCGCTGCACGGGCTGGTGGCCTCGCCGTACAAGTCCGCCTACATCTCGGCCAAGCACGGCCTGATGGGGCTGACGAAGACGGTGGCGCTGGAGGCGGCGTCCAAGGGAGTCACCGTCAACGCCGTGTGTCCCAGCTACGTGCGCACCCCGCTGGTGGAGAAGCAGATCGCCGACCAGGCGCGCGTACACGGGCTGACCGAAGCGGAGGTCATCGAGAAGATCATGCTGGCGCCCGCGGCGGTGAAGCGCCTGCTGGAGCCCAGCGAGGTGGCCGCCTACGTGACGTTCCTCTGCTCCGAGGCGGCGGGCGGCATCACCGGCGCCGCCCAGGTCATCGACTGCGGCTGGACCGCGCGCTGA
- a CDS encoding MFS transporter, protein MSGAQTASQDSKNSIVKVAAASFIGTAIEWYDFFLYGTAAALVFNRLFFPSFDPLTGTLAAFGTFAVGFIARPLGGVVFGHFGDKIGRKTMLSATLMIMGAATFAVGLLPSYESIGAWAPALLVILRLLQGFGLGGEWGGAVLMAVEHAPAHRRGFYGSWPQMGAPAGLLVATAVFSFFSRLPEETFLSWGWRVPFLLSAVLIGIGVFIRLSVAESPVFAHRKEEAKQPSIPVLEAIRNYPKQILLAMGARFAENGFFYIITTFVLTYGTERLGLPRTTLLNGVLVATAVHLVAIPSFGALSDVLGRRPVYLAGAAACGLLAFPFFMLINTKETGLIWLAITLGIIAHAAMYGPQASFFSELFGTRVRYSGASLGYQLASVFAGGLSPVVATALLAKSGGQSWPISVYMVGLAVITLVSVFLSAETFRAHLVEEAPSTASSGQEASRGHDAA, encoded by the coding sequence ATGTCAGGCGCGCAGACCGCTTCGCAGGACTCGAAGAACTCCATCGTGAAGGTGGCCGCGGCCAGCTTCATCGGCACGGCCATCGAGTGGTACGACTTCTTCCTCTATGGCACCGCGGCGGCGCTCGTCTTCAACCGCCTGTTCTTTCCCTCGTTCGATCCGCTGACGGGGACGCTGGCCGCCTTCGGCACCTTCGCCGTCGGCTTCATCGCCCGCCCGCTCGGGGGCGTGGTGTTCGGCCACTTCGGCGACAAGATCGGCCGAAAGACGATGCTGAGCGCCACGTTGATGATCATGGGCGCGGCGACGTTCGCGGTGGGGCTGCTGCCCTCCTACGAGAGCATCGGTGCCTGGGCTCCCGCGCTGCTCGTCATCCTGCGGTTGTTGCAGGGCTTCGGGCTGGGAGGGGAGTGGGGCGGTGCGGTGCTGATGGCGGTGGAGCATGCGCCTGCCCACCGGCGTGGCTTCTACGGGAGCTGGCCGCAGATGGGCGCTCCCGCGGGCCTGCTGGTGGCCACCGCCGTCTTCTCCTTCTTCTCCCGGCTGCCGGAGGAGACGTTCCTCTCATGGGGTTGGCGCGTCCCGTTCCTCCTCAGCGCCGTGCTCATCGGCATCGGCGTCTTCATCCGCCTGAGCGTGGCCGAGTCTCCCGTCTTCGCGCACCGCAAGGAGGAGGCGAAGCAGCCCAGCATTCCCGTGCTCGAGGCCATCCGCAACTATCCCAAGCAGATCCTCCTCGCCATGGGGGCCCGCTTCGCGGAGAACGGGTTCTTCTACATCATCACCACGTTCGTCCTGACCTACGGCACCGAGCGGCTGGGGCTGCCGCGCACCACCCTGCTCAATGGCGTGCTGGTGGCCACCGCCGTCCACCTGGTGGCTATTCCCAGCTTCGGCGCCCTCTCGGACGTGCTGGGCCGCCGCCCGGTGTACCTGGCCGGCGCCGCGGCGTGCGGGCTGCTGGCCTTCCCCTTCTTCATGCTCATCAACACCAAGGAGACGGGGCTCATCTGGCTGGCCATTACCCTGGGCATCATCGCCCACGCGGCCATGTACGGGCCCCAGGCCAGCTTCTTCTCCGAGCTGTTCGGGACTCGCGTGCGCTACAGCGGCGCGTCGCTGGGCTACCAGCTCGCCTCGGTGTTCGCGGGCGGCTTGTCGCCCGTCGTCGCCACCGCCCTGCTCGCCAAGTCCGGGGGCCAGTCCTGGCCCATCTCCGTCTACATGGTGGGGCTGGCGGTCATCACCCTCGTCTCCGTGTTCCTCTCCGCGGAGACCTTCCGCGCGCACCTCGTGGAAGAGGCGCCGAGCACGGCTTCCTCGGGGCAGGAGGCTTCACGAGGGCACGACGCGGCCTGA